The sequence GCACTGGGAACGTACTTCGGAGAGGGGGAGGTCCTTCTCGGTCAGGACGGCAGGAACTCGAGTCCGGCCGTAGCCAACGCAACAGTGGCGGGCCTGATGAGTTCGGGTCGTGACGTGGCAGAGGCTGGTGTGGTCCCAACCCCGGCGCTGCAGTACGCGGTGAAGACTCTGGGCTTCAAGGGGGGCGTAATGGTGACGGCCTCCCACAATCCACCGGAGTACAACGGCCTGAAGGTGATGGGGCCAGAGGGGGTCGAGATACCAAGGCTGGACGAGCAGCGTATAGAGAAGGTCTTCTTCGACGGCGCACAGACGAGGGCTGACTGGAAGAGTGTGGGGGTGGCGCGCCAAGAGCCATCAGTTGTGAGAAATTACCTCAAGGGGGTGCTCTCGAAGGTGAACGCGAAGTCGATATCAGAAAGGAAGTTCACGGTCGTCATGGACCTGGGCAACGGGGCCCAGTGCGCGGCCGCTCCATACCTCGTGGAGGCGCTCGGCTGCAAGCTGATCACGCTCAACTCGATTCTGGATGGGAACTTCCTCGGAAGGGGCCCAGAGCCCACGCCGGATGCCCTGAAGGACCTCTCCCTCGCCGTTAGGTCTGTCGGGGCCGACCTCGGCGTTGCGTACGACGGAGACGGCGACAGGTCGATCTTCTGCGACGAGGACGGCAGAATCCTGTGGGGCGACCAAAGTGGTTGCCTCATCGCCGACTACCTCCTCGAGAAGAACCCAGACAGCACCGTTGTCACCCCCGTGAGCTCCGGTCAGGCGATAGATGTCGTGGCGAAGAAGAGGGGCGGGAAGGTGATCAGGACCAAGGTCGGCAGCGTGGAGGTCTCCAGGACGATGCTGGAGAGGAAGGCTCTCTTCGGCTTCGAAGAGAACGGGGGGTGCATCTACTCGCCGCACATACCCGTCAGAGACGGCGCGATGACAACCGCGCTGATGTTAGAGTGCCTGGCGGCCAGGGGCGTCGCTTTCTCGCGGGCAGTGTCTTTCTCCGTCTCGAAGTTCTTCCAAGCAAAAATGAAGATTGAGATTGAGAAGAAGAAGGTCGGTGCAGTCATGAGGGCAGTGGAGAGGCAGGCGAAGGGAGAGGTCGAGCGCATCGATGGGCTCAAGATATTGACGGACGAGCACTCTTGGGTTCTGGTCAGGCCGAGCGGGACGGAGCCGATAATCAGAATCTTCACCGAGTCCCAGAGTCAGGAGAAGGCTGACGCTCTCACGAAGAGGTTCGCCAAAGTGATCAAGGCAGCCTCAGCGTAAGTGGACCCATCCTGCGTCTTCGATTGGTTTCGTCCCGTTTCGCGAGCGCAGCGTGACCCGTCCGCTGCGGCCTGTCACCCTGCCGATTTCGAAGATCCTCCCCCCGTTTCTCTCCGCGACCCTGCTCGCCCCCGAGAACCTTCTTGCCTTCATCGTCCCGACGATCAGGTACTCTTCCCCTCCCTCAAGGACCAAGCGCCTTGCCGAGAGTTTGTTAGCCTTCGCGAACTCCTCCACGCCATCGGCTGTCGGGAGTGTGTGAATCTCCATCCCGACCCCGCTCGCCCTGGCCAGCGCGTGAAGGCTCCTCGCCAGACCGTCGCTCGAGTCCATCGATGACGTCCAGAAGCCGGCAAGAGCGAGCCCAAGTCGCAAGTTCGGCGTGGGTGAAAGGACGCTCTTCACGGCTGCCCTGCGGAAGCCCGCGGCAGCCTTCGCTCCTCTGATGAGAATCTGTAGTCCGGCGGGTGGACAGCCGAAGAGCCCCGTGGTCGCGACGATGTCTCCTTGCTTGGCTCCCCCTCTCCCGACGACGTGTCCGCCGAAGCCGACCATCGTGCAATCCACCACAAGTTCCTTTGCCTCATTGGTGTCGCCGCCTACGAGTCTCACGGCCCATTCTCTCGATGCGTCCCTGAACCCGAGGGCCAGGTCGTCGATGTCGCGGCTGCCCATCTTTTTGGGGACGCCCAACGAGACCATGTACGAATCAGGTTTGACGCCTTTGGCGGCGAAGTCGCTCACGCACATCGCGACAGCCTTCCGGCCAGCCTGCCTGAACGTCATACCCCTCGGGACGTCGGTGCTCTCCACAAGCATGTCCACCTTCAGGACGAGCTTCTTCCCTGCGACAGGCACGATCGCCACGTCGTCTCCTATCTTCCCGTAGCCCCTCGGAAGCCTTCCAGTGAACCTGAGGACCGACCCGATTATCTCCAATTCGTCTGGCGTGCTACCTGCTCATCTCCCTGACCCTGTTCGAGTACACTTTGACTATCTTGGCCGCCTCCTGCGCTGTCTTTGCCTCGACCGACACCCTCATGACGTCCTCTGTGTTAGAGGGACGGACGAGGACCCACGACCCACGCGAGAGGCGAATCTTCACTCCATCAGTCGTGTCTGCACCTTGGTGTTCGGCAGCGAGCCTCTTGATCGCTTTCATCGCCTTCTGGCGTGGCATCGGAAAGGCGTCCCTTGCCTGCTGGTAGCTCCTCACCTCGTTGTAGAACCCCGGACCTTTCTCCTTCAGACCCTCGATGATCAGGAGCGCCGCGAGCATAGAGTCCCTGCAGTAGTTGAACGAGGCATCAATCAAGCCGCCGCTGCTTCCCTCACCCCCAATCTCGACCATCTCCTCGTGCATCATCTCTACTACGTTCGCCTCGCCGACCTTCGACCTGAACACCTTCCCTCCGTGCTTGCCCACCACTTCGTCCACAGCGGAAGTGGTGTCCACAGAGACGACCACGTCCTTCCGCTCCGACTCGAGCAGAGCGCGAGAGATAGCAAGACTCAGCATGTAGTCTCCCGTCCTCTTCCTTCCGTCGCCGTCCACGATGACCAGCCTATCGCCGTCGCAGTCGAACCCAAGTCCGATGGCGCACCCACCCGCCTTGGTCATCTTCTGGAGGGCGGTCAGCTCGTCCTTTGTGGGGTCAATCTTCCTGTTGAATATCCCGTAGCTGTCGTTGATTGAGACCACATCGCACCCGAGCCTCCTCAGCACGGGGACAGCGTGGGAGATGGCGGCCCCGCCTCCCAGGTCGAGCGCCACCCTGACGCCGTCGAACGAATCTTCACCGAACCTGCGCACCAGGTCGTCGTTGTAGCTGGCCTTCGGCTGGTGCTTCAGCCTCCCTCGCGCGAAACCCCCTATCTGACCTTCCGCCTTCCCGACGACCTTGTCGACGACTTCGGACCCTACGCCCATACCGTCGACGATGAACTTCAACCCGTTGAACTCTGGCTCGTTATGCGACGCCGTGACCATGATGGCTGGCCTCTTCCGGGTGAGGCTCTCCCTGAACAGCGCAGGCGTGGATATCACCCCGTAGTCAACGACCTCGGCCCCGCTGGCCAAGAGTGCGCCTACGACAGCCCTCTTGATGACCTCCCCAGTGCTCCTCGTGTCCCTGGCGATGAGGAACCCATCAGACCCCGTGATCCGAGCGAAGTTCGACGCGAACCTGGCGAAGTCTGCAAGCGAGATGTCTGCGTTGAGTATCCCCCTGATGCCGCTGACCGAGGCGATCATAGGTCCACGCCTCTTGTGATATGCGGGGCGTCATAAAGAATCCTCGACGAGTGACGGCTGGTGGCTCAGCCGCCCACGGGTGCCCCGCAGGAGGAACCGAGCGCGGCATAGTAGATGGCCCTCCCGAACCCGTCGAAGACGAACAGGACTATCTTCTCCACTCCGTCTGTGTCAACTCCATCAAAGACATCGGACGGCAGCCTCCTCGTACCGCCGACCCCGAGAAGCTCCAGCACACTATCGTGAATGTTGGAAAGACGGCATGAGTCATACTTCGATGGGAGTGTGCCCTTCTCCAGATCGAGACGGAACATCTGCGATTGGCCTATCCCACCGGGACATTCTCCGGTTCTGAAACTTCAGCCAGCAATGATACTTGTATGCACTTGGCTATTTCGCCAGCCTGCTTC is a genomic window of Nitrososphaerales archaeon containing:
- the thiL gene encoding thiamine-phosphate kinase, coding for MEIIGSVLRFTGRLPRGYGKIGDDVAIVPVAGKKLVLKVDMLVESTDVPRGMTFRQAGRKAVAMCVSDFAAKGVKPDSYMVSLGVPKKMGSRDIDDLALGFRDASREWAVRLVGGDTNEAKELVVDCTMVGFGGHVVGRGGAKQGDIVATTGLFGCPPAGLQILIRGAKAAAGFRRAAVKSVLSPTPNLRLGLALAGFWTSSMDSSDGLARSLHALARASGVGMEIHTLPTADGVEEFAKANKLSARRLVLEGGEEYLIVGTMKARRFSGASRVAERNGGRIFEIGRVTGRSGRVTLRSRNGTKPIEDAGWVHLR
- the glmM gene encoding phosphoglucosamine mutase produces the protein MAVSQQRLFGTNGVRFVPGVSHDLDFVIALSEALGTYFGEGEVLLGQDGRNSSPAVANATVAGLMSSGRDVAEAGVVPTPALQYAVKTLGFKGGVMVTASHNPPEYNGLKVMGPEGVEIPRLDEQRIEKVFFDGAQTRADWKSVGVARQEPSVVRNYLKGVLSKVNAKSISERKFTVVMDLGNGAQCAAAPYLVEALGCKLITLNSILDGNFLGRGPEPTPDALKDLSLAVRSVGADLGVAYDGDGDRSIFCDEDGRILWGDQSGCLIADYLLEKNPDSTVVTPVSSGQAIDVVAKKRGGKVIRTKVGSVEVSRTMLERKALFGFEENGGCIYSPHIPVRDGAMTTALMLECLAARGVAFSRAVSFSVSKFFQAKMKIEIEKKKVGAVMRAVERQAKGEVERIDGLKILTDEHSWVLVRPSGTEPIIRIFTESQSQEKADALTKRFAKVIKAASA